Proteins encoded within one genomic window of Procambarus clarkii isolate CNS0578487 chromosome 31, FALCON_Pclarkii_2.0, whole genome shotgun sequence:
- the LOC123758634 gene encoding nudC domain-containing protein 2 isoform X1 translates to MNRHCQRAMPDYVETNFDERSGIVPCKVPWGRWWQTVAEVHTEVDIPVGTKSKSIQVVVKPSHIKVVVLDKVIFEGQLFGVVRADETVWTLEDKKLLHIAMSKADACSKETLWEGLLTDNFLADPWTIHEMRKKLDLERFQIENPGFDFSGATLKKCYDKVPQSALEKLEEQKALEAQTSSQQSVK, encoded by the exons ATGAATCGG CATTGCCAAAGAGCCATGCCTGATTATGTTGAGacaaactttgatgaaagaagtggGATAGTGCCATGCAAGGTGCCatggggcaggtggtggcagaCAGTTGCTGAAGTCCACACTGAGGTGGACATACCTGTGGGAACGAAGTCAAAATCCATACAGGTAGTTGTCAAACCATCTCACATTAAGGTGGTGGTTTTGGACAAGGTGATTTTTGAG GGACAACTGTTTGGGGTGGTGAGAGCAGACGAGACAGTATGGACACTGGAAGACAAGAAATTACTACACATTGCTATGTCCAAGGCTGATGCCTGCAGCAAGGAGACACTATGGGAGGGACTGCTGACTGACAACTTCCTCGCTGACCCCTGGACCATCCATGAAATGAGAAAGAAATTAGATCTTGAACGATTCCAGATTGAG AATCCTGGCTTTGACTTCAGTGGTGCTACACTCAAGAAATGTTACGATAAAGTTCCTCAGTCTGCCCTGGAGAAGTTGGAGGAGCAGAAAGCCTTGGAAGCACAGACTTCTTCACAACAGTCTGTCAAGTGA
- the LOC123758634 gene encoding nudC domain-containing protein 2 isoform X2, producing MPDYVETNFDERSGIVPCKVPWGRWWQTVAEVHTEVDIPVGTKSKSIQVVVKPSHIKVVVLDKVIFEGQLFGVVRADETVWTLEDKKLLHIAMSKADACSKETLWEGLLTDNFLADPWTIHEMRKKLDLERFQIENPGFDFSGATLKKCYDKVPQSALEKLEEQKALEAQTSSQQSVK from the exons ATGCCTGATTATGTTGAGacaaactttgatgaaagaagtggGATAGTGCCATGCAAGGTGCCatggggcaggtggtggcagaCAGTTGCTGAAGTCCACACTGAGGTGGACATACCTGTGGGAACGAAGTCAAAATCCATACAGGTAGTTGTCAAACCATCTCACATTAAGGTGGTGGTTTTGGACAAGGTGATTTTTGAG GGACAACTGTTTGGGGTGGTGAGAGCAGACGAGACAGTATGGACACTGGAAGACAAGAAATTACTACACATTGCTATGTCCAAGGCTGATGCCTGCAGCAAGGAGACACTATGGGAGGGACTGCTGACTGACAACTTCCTCGCTGACCCCTGGACCATCCATGAAATGAGAAAGAAATTAGATCTTGAACGATTCCAGATTGAG AATCCTGGCTTTGACTTCAGTGGTGCTACACTCAAGAAATGTTACGATAAAGTTCCTCAGTCTGCCCTGGAGAAGTTGGAGGAGCAGAAAGCCTTGGAAGCACAGACTTCTTCACAACAGTCTGTCAAGTGA